The Procambarus clarkii isolate CNS0578487 chromosome 37, FALCON_Pclarkii_2.0, whole genome shotgun sequence genome window below encodes:
- the LOC123765696 gene encoding uncharacterized protein isoform X2, whose protein sequence is MEGRLDPHVRSCHKSVSSRVADVITRNATGISANRRQQLRRYVCSLKGKIHDVVLDTLSQDLQTASDADIDNLIQMDDDFRHLQNCRWTSLGDRERLQGLSGGFIGRIFYQRWKNCQAEENHLVKLQDDRVSSSQSPDKECPPTPGNLEGQELAPGTNCKVLAKQAHSTIQKAVSDLNEPCEWLMEQYLDLECELYGTETAVNKLEAYVEKNTDHLPAHRFSYHFYKNKVPNSNKNQIKALQKISKMCSDDPLVLEYVDLILKRAEHDIFVPYGQQEDADSDSGLDAWENVETRPIAKKENTPPCFLKSNENVNALKSCLHLLTTMLEYKELIWNLQPWQRLTTILRRFYVAWLRCWSCSLCKKSRTLVDAVGQRMTALWRHYVWTSPPALIPLEKAQVLFHHAYAAYIFCYSVDYILEIKSALFSNGYNNLALELEDSICYPGPFLKKFICYSDIKRTRLLHVGMETTSSSYLYKKGSSELHLISSPVEDTNGTEECDSTEYFESMCEENDNEGTRNDIDPLSLNNETEVNFTTGLGIDFLELQCSRRLTNCEGGKDVSFNEQDIITSTQIKAEHAVSSLPSNLALNPAHNGSFIGLISCVADGDSLRMKSIGNGIKPSDNQKKRLKHSEIETSISMEDVSSENISRNALLRVMVDRKDMLSLERREKSISNNMVIVERELSQQQQVSHCDPVMSRRLCFTLQNGSHVDDVNKLSEPKEKNSRESKGFSEDEEIKLNMHRKRSKAEAMMANSLTSPNLEHQNRDLDMNFEEDKTYDPQFLYTCSFNNDSKNLGDCDSSNVNYDTANNTSQEVNFPDVPIEPVLAESQEPDIHTANISNTANCQGCEQNVLHDCEVTNASQNVNICNASIDKDQNDFDRDSKGNSFSCGVLEEDLENLLTCGQRESGLGEYKAESSQKHGCSLPGNAEKIGEECEDFQLTPLPTSLSPDAILPCTQESVFRINLVVDETLSHMDANFIDDGVRFVPETQSQFLTETCDKDGGIGDDLGNINSMGEPQSEDNTKENILPGTQQNIIADSQYSLTPAQRVQSSDIKDVQDMDPSLHNMKNMYNADFCKTEEELGAGDQPDESLIMEDSKIGILDDSLPTALASVSVPLKHKSVNNYHLPVTPPGQRANLFSDDNTDKFNSAKSAVERIVHSQCLRTPPVDEDDQNEFSDSQEFIGPSQDEITTDAYKMYRLDLKNSHSSFSAGSTVSDSVNGSDTEVTSDNVYGSLPAMQDISFSPSQQTVQTLRPKRVQTGKENILEITPLSQMVCVVQEEELELLSHDINSGDTNCKKPSSNGSLAFASSSEVAKLQDLFYRQARNESSSNIISKASTQVINKNCNIPVNISSAQDNSKSITNKTSNIYEPLEVKGGSGIESWGFKNEEANEEMTKEYKVEAWDFRIEETEGDSMSETCGSVTGETVEDNECLFTIASGGGERDNSEPAFIGTNYASKITVDPCSKQDKRVNRLKEKRRKKKGRTERKSSEPVHVGKNDVNKLQNEKPYHRNDTGEKVRGKPPKNKVKNAFGTSHTESWNEFLDDLPAPILNQINWKDKDNIHVSHPKKIKKKKISYKDGKCRELRLVKKCGGKSQDNQDHKLSWLEDLPLPFDTLPETGEMSINVGLDSFSDQSSLIQFESSEVEETRFITKKIKNKQKAKVTKKREQGVTTDVMCTPSLSNGKVFKFKEKNKKNKMPLNDSESSNSDANKYEIDSYGASSSRVKKRKQNSENEVQIIAEISVIRPSESVNGSRSKFKKKKSKRAQLISETERALPHSARFLESDELSHRNSKKKCKDILRETEGIHGVKSVEGLRSMDFCQDPKRKLRTKKWQVDIQNLTYPCNKLKKRKSGLMGLHSSFDRSVHCEEESRKKMHDLEEEVKEKDLSINLFSSKKKKKKKHGERENIELVQEKSISMPERLSTSVDDVTESLGMMNQLVFSSNDKLKMSQCVSKQHKKQGKQTSEKHLSDIDESLKIQGNSVEVSNRSPRDMSHKMKNHLSKTKKPFSKEIAKSTTNLDVTYKNIDTPSKIRKKGRDPLSEIGYYIGYPAQRTVSIVNDDKINKLHVAVSVAQGMKRGQLESESNNTVMSMTCEYSEATVGKKAAVPESIKKRKSSARLSQRLLEKRVQPSPPWQNHPKFNRRSHKLFNPNDGQLL, encoded by the exons AGTGTCCACCCACCCCTGGAAACCTTGAAGGACAAGAGCTGGCGCCTGGAACAAATTGTAAAGTTCTAGCCAAACAAGCACATTCAACTATCCAGAAGGCTGTGTCAGATCTTAACGAACCT tGTGAGTGGTTAATGGAGCAGTACCTGGACCTTGAGTGTGAGCTGTATGGTACCGAGACAGCTGTTAATAAACTTGAGGCATACGTAGAGAAGAATACTGATCATTTGCCTGCTCATcgattttcatatcatttttataaGAATAAAGTTCCAAATAGCAATAAAAACCAGATCAAAGCACTTCAG AAAATCTCCAAGATGTGTTCGGATGATCCTCTTGTGCTGGAATATGTTGATCTTATCCTGAAAAGGG ctgaacatgatatatttgtgcCTTATGGTCAGCAAGAAGATGCAGACAGTGATAGTGGCCTTGATGCATGGGAAAATGTTGAAACAAGGCCCATTGCCAAGAAGGAAAATACACCACCCTGCTTCCTTAAGTCAA ATGAAAATGTCAATGCCTTGAAGAGCTGTCTCCATCTTCTTACCACAATGTTGGAATATAAGGAGCTAATATGGAATCTTCAACCATGGCAAAGACTGACAACCATACTTCGAAGATTTTATGTAGCGTGGTTAAG GTGTTGGTCCTGTTCACTATGCAAGAAGTCTCGTACATTAGTAGATGCTGTTGGACAAAGAATGACAGCTTTGTGGAGACACTATGTTtggacatcaccaccagcacttaTTCCTCTGGAGAAGGCCCAAGTTCTTTTTCATCATGCTTATGCagcttatattttttgttaca GTGTGGACTATATATTAGAAATCAAAAGTGCCTTGTTTTCAAATGGCTACAATAACTTAGCACTTGAATTGGAAGATTCTATATGTTATCCTGGTCCTTTCTTGAAGAAATTCATCTGTTACTCAGATATTAAAAGAACAAG GCTTCTTCATGTGGGAATGGAAACCACCTCCAGCAGTTACCTTTATAAGAAAGGAAGTTCTGAGCTGCACTTGATATCTTCTCCAGTTGAAGACACTAATGGTACTGAAGAATGTGATTCAACAGAATATTTTGAGAGTATGTGTGAAGAAAATGATAATGAAGGGACAAGGAATGATATAGATCCTTTATCTTTGAATAATGAAACTGAAGTGAACTTCACTACAGGTCTTGGGATTGACTTTCTGGAATTGCAGTGTTCACGACGTTTAACAAATTGTGAGGGTGGCAAAGATGTATCATTTAATGAGCAAGATATCATCACAAGTACTCAGATAAAAGCAGAACATGCGGTGTCCTCACTACCTTCTAATCTAGCTTTAAATCCTGCCCATAATGGAAGTTTTATTGGATTAATAAGTTGTGTGGCAGATGGTGACAGTTTACGTATGAAAAGCATTGGCAATGGTATTAAACCATCTGATAACCAGAAGAAAAGACTAAAGCATAGTGAAATTGAAACCAGTATTAGCATGGAAGATGTAAGCTCGGAAAATATTTCTCGAAACGCATTACTTCGTGTAATGGTGGACAGGAAAGACATGTTGAGTCTAGAGAGAAGAGAAAAATCCATTTCAAATAATATGGTTATTGTCGAGAGAGAATTAAGCCAGCAACAGCAGGTAAGTCACTGTGATCCAGTAATGTCTCGAAGGTTATGCTTTACGCTACAGAATGGTTCTCATGTAGATGATGTAAATAAGTTGTCTGAACCAAAAGAAAAAAATTCCAGAGAGAGTAAAGGTTTTTCTGAAGATGAGGAAATTAAATTGAATATGCATAGGAAAAGATCTAAAGCAGAAGCTATGATGGCCAATTCCCTGACCTCTCCAAATCTTGAGCATCAAAATAGAGACCTGGACATGAATTTTGAAGAAGATAAGACCTATGATCCTCAATTTCTTTACACATGCAGTTTCAACAATGATTCAAAGAATCTTGGAGATTGTGATTCCTCTAACGTTAACTATGATACTGCCAACAATACTAGTCAAGAAGTAAATTTCCCAGACGTGCCTATTGAGCCAGTTCTTGCTGAAAGTCAAGAGCCAGACATTCACACTGCAAATATATCTAACACTGCTAATTGTCAAGGCTGTGAACAGAATGTGCTTCATGACTGTGAAGTCACTAATGCAAGTCAAAATGTTAACATTTGTAACGCCAGCATTGACAAAGATCAGAATGATTTTGATAGAGATTCCAAAGGAAACTCTTTCTCATGTGGAGTATTAGAGGAGGATTTGGAAAATTTATTAACTTGTGGCCAGAGAGAGAGTGGACTTGGTGAGTATAAAGCAGAAAGTTCCCAAAAGCATGGATGTAGTCTTCCAGGAAATGCTGAAAAAATTGGGGAAGAGTGTGAGGATTTCCAACTTACACCATTGCCAACAAGTTTGTCTCCCGATGCCATTTTGCCCTGCACGCAAGAATCTGTTTTTAGAATTAATCTTGTGGTTGATGAAACACTTTCCCATATGGATGCAAATTTTATAGATGATGGTGTTCGTTTTGTTCCAGAAACCCAAAGTCAGTTCTTGACTGAGACTTGTGATAAAGATGGTGGCATTGGTGATGACTTGGGAAATATTAATTCCATGGGTGAGCCTCAATCAGAGGACAATACAAAGGAAAATATTCTACCTGGAACGCAACAGAATATAATAGCTGATTCACAGTACTCCTTGACTCCAGCTCAACGAGTACAGAGTTCTGACATTAAAGATGTGCAAGATATGGACCCCTCGCTACACAATATGAAAAACATGTATAATGCTGACTTTTGCAAAACCGAGGAAGAATTGGGTGCAGGTGATCAGCCAGATGAATCACTGATTATGGAAGATAGTAAAATTGGGATTTTGGATGACTCACTCCCTACAGCATTAGCATCAGTAAGTGTTCCTTTGAAACATAAGTCTGTTAATAATTACCATCTACCGGTCACTCCACCAGGCCAAAGGGCAAACTTGTTTAGTGATGATAATACAGATAAATTCAACTCTGCAAAGAGTGCAGTGGAAAGAATTGTGCATTCTCAGTGTCTTCGTACACCTCCAGTAGATGAAGATGACCAAAATGAATTTAGTGATAGCCAAGAATTTATAGGTCCCAGTCAAGATGAGATTACTACTGATGCATACAAAATGTACCGGCTTGATTTAAAAAATTCACACAGCAGTTTCTCAGCTGGAAGTACAGTGTCTGATAGTGTAAATGGAAGTGACACAGAGGTCACATCTGATAATGTTTATGGATCTCTTCCAGCAATGCAGGACATTTCTTTTTCACCTTCACAACAAACGGTTCAGACTCTCAGACCAAAAAGAGTTCAGACTGGCAAGGAAAACATTTTGGAGATAACTCCCTTATCTCAGATGGTTTGTGTAGTACAAGAGGAGGAGCTAGAACTTTTGTCCCATGATATTAATTCTGGTgacacaaattgcaagaaaccatCAAGTAATGGCAGCCTTGCCTTTGCTTCCAGTAGTGAAGTGGCTAAACTACAAGACCTTTTTTATCGCCAAGCAAGAAATGAAAGTTCCAGTAATATAATAAGCAAGGCATCCACGCAGGTCATTAATAAAAATTGCAATATACCGGTAAATATCAGCAGTGCTCAAGATAATTCCAAGAGTATCACGAATAAAACCAGTAATATATATGAGCCACTGGAAGTAAAGGGAGGTAGTGGCATAGAAAGTTGGGGATTTAAGAATGAAGAAGCAAATGAAGAAATGACAAAAGAATATAAAGTAGAAGCTTGGGATTTTCGAATTGAAGAAACGGAAGGTGATAGCATGTCAGAAACTTGTGGGTCAGTGACTGGAGAAACTGTGGAAGATAATGAGTGTTTATTTACTATTGcaagtggtggtggagagagagacaATTCCGAACCTGCATTTATTGGGACAAATTATGCGAGCAAAATTACAGTTGACCCATGCAGCAAGCAAGATAAGAGAGTCAACAGATTGAAAGAAAAGCGGAGAAAAAAGAAGGGAAGGACTGAGCGGAAATCTTCTGAACCAGTACATGTTGGCAAAAATGATGTAAATAAACTTCAAAATGAAAAGCCGTACCACAGAAATGATACAGGTGAGAAAGTTAGAGGAAAGCCACCCAAAAATAAAGTTAAAAATGCTTTTGGAACTTCTCATACTGAATCTTGGAATGAATTTTTAGATGATCTCCCTGCTCCGATTTTAAATCAGATTAATTGGAAAGACAAAGACAACATTCATGTTAGTCATcccaaaaaaataaagaaaaagaaaattTCTTACAAAGATGGAAAATGTAGAGAATTAAGACTAGTTAAAAAATGTGGAGGTAAATCTCAGGACAATCAAGACCATAAATTATCCTGGTTAGAAGATTTGCCTTTGCCATTTGACACTTTGCCTGAGACAGGCGAGATGAGCATAAATGTTGGGCTTGATTCTTTCAGTGATCAAAGTAGTTTGATACAGTTTGAGAGTTCTGAAGTTGAGGAAACAAGATTTATAacgaagaaaataaaaaataaacagaaAGCTAAAGTAACTAAAAAGCGGGAACAGGGTGTAACTACTGATGTAATGTGTACACCATCTTTATCAAATGGTAAGGTATTcaaatttaaagaaaaaaacaaaaagaacAAAATGCCTCTGAATGATAGTGAAAGCTCTAACTCAGATGCTAACAAATATGAAATAGATAGTTACGGTGCTTCGTCAAGTAGAGTCAAGAAGCGTAAACAAAATTCTGAAAATGAAGTACAGATAATTGCGGAAATAAGCGTCATTAGACCGAGTGAATCTGTTAATGGATCTCGCTCTAAATTCAAGAAGAAAAAATCAAAACGTGCACAGCTCATTAGTGAAACTGAAAGAGCGCTGCCACATTCAGCAAGATTTCTGGAAAGCGATGAATTATCCCATAGAAAttctaaaaaaaaatgcaaagatATCTTAAGGGAAACCGAGGGAATACATGGTGTAAAATCAGTTGAAGGTTTGAGATCAATGGATTTTTGTCAGGACCCCAAGAGAAAACTAAGAACAAAGAAGTGGCAAGTTGACATTCAAAATTTAACGTACCCAtgcaacaaattaaaaaaaagaaaaagtggACTTATGGGCTTACATAGTTCTTTTGACCGCAGTGTACATTGTGAGGAAGAATCTCGGAAAAAAATGCATGATTTAGAGGAGGAAGTTAAGGAGAAGGACTTGAGCATTAACTTGTTTTCaagtaaaaaaaagaaaaagaaaaaacatgGTGAGAGAGAGAATATTGAGCTAGTTCAAGAGAAAAGTATTAGCATGCCTGAAAGACTAAGCACATCAGTTGATGATGTTACTGAATCACTaggaatgatgaaccagctagtatTTTCATCTAATGATAAATTGAAGATGTCACAATGTGTAAGTAAGCAACATAAAAAACAAGGGAAACAAACTTCTGAAAAACATTTATCTGACATTGACGAAAGTTTAAAAATTCAAGGCAACTCTGTTGAGGTGTCTAATAGGAGTCCTAGAGATATGTCTCATAAAATGAAGAACCATTTGTCAAAAACTAAAAAGCCATTTTCAAAAGAAATTGCAAAGAGCACCACTAATTTAGATGTAACCTACAAGAATATTGACACCCCAAGTAAAATACGCAAGAAGGGCAGGGATCCTCTTAGTGAAATTGGATATTATATCGGTTATCCAGCACAAAGAACAGTAAGCATTGTTAATGatgataaaattaataaattaCATGTTGCAGTCTCGGTTGCCCAAGGTATGAAGCGTGGACAATTGGAGTCTGAATCAAATAATACTGTTATGTCGATGACTTGTGAATATTCTGAGGCGACAGTTGGCAAAAAGGCTGCAGTACCTGAATCGATCAAAAAAAGGAAAAGTTCTGCTAGACTATCTCAGAGATTGTTAGAGAAACGTGTTCAGCCATCTCCTCCATGGCAGAATCATCCTAAATTTAATAGGAGATCTCATAAGCTTTTCAATCCAAATGATGGTCAACTTTTGTAA